A single window of Onychostoma macrolepis isolate SWU-2019 chromosome 16, ASM1243209v1, whole genome shotgun sequence DNA harbors:
- the p3h3 gene encoding prolyl 3-hydroxylase 3 codes for MALRSNTSPVYVAFLFILNHVFMAAGSGLSSESSSGLSAPYDELYYRGVRAYFREDWERAAEFLEKSISTRNKLLQTRRKCHDECLTAGDDKISKLDKEDFTLWNLGILDWIQVRAECVRFCMGRSVSPAVLLPVSSDIEYEFGTRNPYNYLQVTYYKLDKMAKAASAAHTFFVANPTHLEMRNNIEKYRRLLGVKEESFQDREREQEQHWEMYDAAVLAESSTDLVKAVKKWKECVNETLKQTEECRAQCVMASRVIPEEPDTVQGVYERAADLSLSLLSCKQMCVTLVSTRPGRVSALEDFLPLQLEHLHIAQFKAGDLKGAVETLRSLLLFYPTDSDSLSNLELYTQTLEGDTGAQETGPMQEIAKYISRALQEKRLLYFGMANLDFKFSDPDLWTPEDVVPESLRETWRVEKEKLHKKLKQGEKVEEVDDSGFYAGGPVPVVGVTVTRDDQGLNGTNRVVLDGVLSQSECDRVMQLATVAASAGDGYRGRRSPHTPHEKFEGLTVLRALKLAQDGLVKQSDARLLHEIGETVKVLMDSYFRSHSVLYFAYTHLVCRSAIPGHQEGRSDLSHPVHVDNCILEPETRQCWREAPAFTHRDLSAVLYLNDDFEGGEFFFADRDAKTVTARVKPKCGRLVGFTSGPVNPHGVTAVTAGRRCALALWLTTEKHHRDMEREEAENLWAADGKSVVKEERGDGESTSKTARSGRSQGKERSKERERVTGRRDEL; via the exons ATGGCGCTACGCTCAAACACAAGCCCTGTATACGTGGCGTTTCTCTTCATTCTCAACCATGTATTTATGGCAGCAGGCAGCGGACTATCTTCAGAGAGTTCGTCCGGACTTTCAGCCCCTTACGATGAACTCTATTACCGCGGGGTTCGGGCGTATTTTAGGGAGGATTGGGAGCGCGCAGCGGAGTTCCTGGAGAAATCCATTTCCACGCGAAACAAGCTCCTGCAGACCAGACGAAAATGTCACGACGAGTGTTTAACAGCAGGAGATGATAAAATCTCCAAACTAG acaaAGAGGATTTCACTCTCTGGAACCTGGGGATACTAGACTGGATCCAGGTGCGGGCTGAGTGTGTGAGGTTCTGTATGGGTCGAAGCGTCTCTCCTGCTGTTCTGCTCCCAGTATCTTCTGACATTGAGTATGAATTTGGAACACGCAACCCTTACAACTACCTGCAAGTCACCTACTACAAG TTGGATAAAATGGCCAAAGCAGCTTCAGCTGCTCACACGTTCTTTGTTGCCAATCCGACTCACCTGGAGATGAGGAACAACATTGAGAAGTACAGGAGACTGTTAGGAGTGAAAGAAGAATCCTTccaggacagagagagagagcaggagcAACACTGG GAGATGTATGATGCAGCCGTTCTGGCTGAGAGCTCGACTGATTTGGTGAAGGCAGTGAAGAAGTGGAAGGAGTGTGTGAATGAGACGCTCAAGCAGACAGAAGAGTGCAGAGCTCAATGTGTGATGGCGTCCCGGGTCATTCCGGAGGAGCCAGACACCGTTCAGGGCGTTTATGAGAGAGCTGCAG acctctctctctccttgctGTCATGCAAACAGATGTGTGTGACCTTAGTGTCAACGCGACCTGGAAGGGTTTCTGCTCTGGAGGACTTCCTGCCCTTACAGCTCGAGCACCTACATATTGCACAGTTCAAAG CTGGTGACCTGAAGGGGGCGGTGGAGACCCTGCGCTCCTTGCTGCTCTTCTACCCCACAGATTCAGACTCCCTTAGTAATCTGGAGCTCTACACTCAGACTCTAGAGGGCGACACAGGGGCTCAGGAAACAGGTCCCATGCAG GAAATTGCCAAGTATATCAGCAGAGCTTTGCAAGAGAAGAGACTACTGTACTTTGGGATGGCAAACTTGGACTTTAAATTCAGTGACCCG GATCTGTGGACTCCTGAGGATGTCGTGCCCGAATCCCTGCGAGAAACCTGGAG agTAGAGAAAGAAAAACTTCACAAGAAACTGAAGCAGGGTGAGAAAGTGGAAGAAGTGGATGACAGTGGATTTTATGCAG GTGGTCCTGTTCCTGTGGTTGGCGTAACAGTCACTAGGGATGATCAGGGGCTGAATGGCACCAACCGAGTGGTTCTGGATGGAGTTTTATCCCAATCTGAATGTGATCGCGTGATGCAGCTCGCTACC GTTGCTGCATCAGCGGGTGATGGTTATCGGGGGCGGCGCTCTCCTCACACGCCGCATGAGAAGTTTGAGGGTTTGACTGTTCTCAGAGCACTTAAG TTGGCTCAAGATGGGCTGGTTAAACAATCAGATGCCAGGCTGTTACATGAGATCGGGGAGACTGTTAAAGTTCTGATGGACTCGTACTTCAGAAGTCACTCTGTTCTCTACTTTGCTTACACACACTTAGTGTGCCGCTCCGCCATCCCAG GACATCAGGAGGGGCGCTCGGATCTTTCTCACCCAGTTCATGTGGATAACTGTATCCTGGAGCCAGAAACCAGACAGTGCTGGAGAGAAGCTCCTGCTTTCACTCATCGAGATCTCAG TGCAGTTCTTTACCTGAATGATGATTTTGAAGGAGGTGAATTCTTTTTCGCTGATCGAGATGCCAAAACAGTCACT GCAAGGGTTAAGCCAAAATGCGGGCGACTGGTTGGATTTACATCAGGACCTGTCAATCCCCATGGCGTTACTGCAGTAACAGCGGGTCGACGATGTGCATTGGCGCTCTGGCTCACCACTGAAAAGCACCACAGAGATATG GAACGTGAGGAAGCTGAAAATTTATGGGCCGCGGATGGAAAAAGTGTAGTAAAAGAGGAGAGGGGTGATGGCGAGAGTACCTCAAAAACTGCCCGCAGCGGAAGAAGCCAAGGCAAAGAGAGGagcaaagagagagaaagagtgacaGGCAGGCGGGATGAACTGTAA
- the usp5 gene encoding ubiquitin carboxyl-terminal hydrolase 5 isoform X3: protein MESEGGLYVCMNSFLGFGSKYVERHHAKTGQRAYFHITRTRKTQKEDENNSGSGDPPKKKPTRLAIGIEGGFDVEQEQYDEEVKVVLFPDRQEVTSEDLASMPDVVRERVSLSMAGLQAADSVSHALQVQQWDGEVRQESKYAAELKQLDNGVKIPPSGWKCEVCNLQENLWVNLTDGKVLCGRRYFDGSGGNNHALLYYQQTGYPLAVKLGTITPDGADVYSYDEDDMVLDSKLPEHLSHFGIDMMTMEKTERTMTELEIAVNQRVGEWEVIQESGTTLRPLWGPGLTGMKNLGNSCYLNSVMQVLFTIPDFQTKYVSNIDKVFNEAPSDPTQDFKTQVAKLGYGILSGEYSKPAPDPVDDPSTSTEPRGDQVGIAPRMFKALVGRGHPEFSTNRQQDAQEFLLHFINMVERNCRSGMNPSEAFRFLVEEKIVCQQSQKAKYTQRVDYIVQLPVPMDQATNMEELQEAERRREEVESSGAPPPAAPRAQIPFAACLAALSEPETLTDFWSSAVQAKTTATKTTRFASFPDHLVIQIKKFTFGLDWVPKKLDVSIDVPDTLDLSALRAMGQQPGEELLPEVAPPPLMTPDVEVKGILGSHGNEEDDSLYSPLLSPVLDDSTVSQLCEMGFPLEACRKAVYYTGNTGIDAAMNWVMGHMEDPDFSAPLVLPGSSSAPGTTPTESLPEEHLATIVSMGFSRDQATRALRATNNVLERAVDWIFSHLDDLESMDVSEGGRSEGGSEASREPPPGPRVRDGPGKYELFAFISHMGTSTMCGHYVCHIKKDQQWVIFNDQKVCASEKPPKDLGYLYFYRRVVE, encoded by the exons ATG GAGAGTGAGGGAGGCTTGTATGTCTGCATGAACAGCTTTCTCGGCTTTGGAAGTAAGTATGTAGAAAGACACCATGCCAAAACCGGTCAGAGAGCTTACTTCCACATCACCCGGACCCGGAAAACACAG AAGGAGGATGAAAACAATTCTGGATCAGGTGACCCTCCGAAAAAGAAGCCCACAAGACTAGCCATCG GGATTGAGGGAGGGTTTGATGTTGAGCAGGAGCAGTATGACGAAGAGGTCAAGGTGGTTCTCTTCCCAGAccgacaggaagtgacatcagaGGATCTAGCCTCCATGCCAGATGTTGTTCGGGAACGG GTGTCTCTGTCAATGGCGGGGCTGCAGGCAGCAGACTCAGTGTCGCACGCTTTGCAGGTGCAGCAGTGGGATGGAGAAGTGCGACAGGAGTCAAAATACGCAGCTGAACTTAAACAACTTGACAATGGGGTCAAAATCCCTCCGAG TGGCTGGAAGTGTGAGGTCTGTAACCTACAGGAAAACCTGTGGGTGAATCTGACAGATGGGAAGGTTTTGTGTGGGAGGAGATATTTTGATGGCTCAGGGGGGAATAACCATGCCCTCCTGTACTACCAGCAGACTGGATACCCATTGGCTGTCAAACTCGGCACAATAACACCTGACGGAGCAG ATGTCTATTCATATGACGAAGATGATATGGTATTAGACTCTAAGCTTCCAGAACACCTTTCTCACTTTGGCATCGATATGATGACTATGGAAAAG ACGGAAAGAACCATGACTGAGCTGGAGATCGCAGTGAACCAGCGTGTGGGAGAGTGGGAGGTGATTCAGGAGTCAGGTACCACTCTGAGGCCCCTGTGGGGCCCGGGGCTCACTGGTATGAAGAACCTGGGAAACAGCTGCTACCTCAACTCTGTCATGCAAGTGCTCTTCACCATCCCAGACTTCCAGACCAA ATACGTTTCCAACATCGACAAGGTCTTTAATGAGGCGCCCAGTGACCCTACCCAGGATTTTAAGActcaagt AGCAAAGCTGGGTTATGGCATTCTTTCAGGAGAGTACTCTAAGCCGGCCCCTGACCCCGTAGACGACCCCAGTACCTCCACTGAACCCAGG GGTGACCAGGTTGGCATAGCGCCTCGCATGTTCAAAGCTCTGGTTGGACGAGGCCACCCTGAGTTCTCTACCAATCGGCAGCAGGATGCGCAGGAGTTTCTTCTTCACTTTATAAATATGGTGGAG AGGAACTGTCGGTCTGGCATGAATCCCTCAGAAGCTTTCCGCTTCCTGGTGGAGGAAAAGATCGTATGCCAGCAGTCACAAAAGGCCAAATACACCCAACGAGTGGACTACATAGTCCAGCTGCCCGTTCCCATGGACCAGGCGACTAATATGG AGGAGCTACAAGAAGCAGAGCGTCGCCGGGAGGAGGTGGAGTCATCTGGAGCCCCTCCCCCTGCCGCACCACGTGCTCAAATCCCATTTGCTGCCTGTTTGGCTGCTCTTAGCGAACCGGAAACACTCACGGACTTCTGGAGCTCTGCAGTACAAGCCAAAACCACTGCcacaaa AACCACTCGCTTTGCTTCATTTCCTGACCATCTTGTCATCCAAATTAAGAAATTCACCTTTGGCCTGGATTGGGTTCCTAAAAAACTAG ATGTGAGCATTGACGTTCCTGACACACTGGATCTGAGCGCGCTCCGTGCTATGGGACAGCAGCCGGGGGAGGAACTTCTGCCAGAGGTGGCTCCACCTCCTCTCATGACCCCTGATGTGGAGGTTAAAGGTATCCTGGGTTCCCACGGCAACGAGGAGGACGACTCTCTCTACTCCCCACTGCTGT CTCCAGTGTTGGACGACTCCACAGTGTCTCAGCTGTGTGAGATGGGTTTTCCTCTGGAGGCCTGCCGGAAAGCCGTGTACTACACAGGCAACACTGGCATTGATGCTGCAATGAACTGGGTGATGGGACACATGGAAGACCCTG ATTTCTCAGCACCTTTAGTGTTGCCTGGATCTAGTTCTGCTCCTGGCACCACACCCACAGAGAGTCTACCTGaggaacatctagcaactatcGTTTCTATGGGTTTCAGTCGAGACCAGGCCACTCGTGCTCTCAGAGCTACG AATAATGTTCTCGAGCGAGCCGTGGACTGGATCTTCTCTCATCTGGATGATCTGGAGTCTATGGACGTGTCTGAAGGTGGACGCTCAGAGGGAGGAAGTGAAGCCAGTCGGGAACCTCCTCCAGGACCGCGTGTCCGTGATGGACCAGGAA AGTACGAGCTTTTTGCGTTCATCAGTCACATGGGAACGAGCACAATGTGTGGTCATTACGTCTGCCACATCAAGAAGGACCAACA GTGGGTAATCTTTAATGATCAGAAAGTTTGTGCCTCTGAGAAACCACCGAAGGACCTGGGCTACCTGTACTTTTACCGAAGAGTGGTGGAATAG
- the usp5 gene encoding ubiquitin carboxyl-terminal hydrolase 5 isoform X2: MTEVSEILMSVLSTIRVPRPGDRVHKDECAFSFASPESEGGLYVCMNSFLGFGSKYVERHHAKTGQRAYFHITRTRKTQKEDENNSGSGDPPKKKPTRLAIGIEGGFDVEQEQYDEEVKVVLFPDRQEVTSEDLASMPDVVRERVSLSMAGLQAADSVSHALQVQQWDGEVRQESKYAAELKQLDNGVKIPPSGWKCEVCNLQENLWVNLTDGKVLCGRRYFDGSGGNNHALLYYQQTGYPLAVKLGTITPDGADVYSYDEDDMVLDSKLPEHLSHFGIDMMTMEKTERTMTELEIAVNQRVGEWEVIQESGTTLRPLWGPGLTGMKNLGNSCYLNSVMQVLFTIPDFQTKYVSNIDKVFNEAPSDPTQDFKTQVAKLGYGILSGEYSKPAPDPVDDPSTSTEPRGDQVGIAPRMFKALVGRGHPEFSTNRQQDAQEFLLHFINMVERNCRSGMNPSEAFRFLVEEKIVCQQSQKAKYTQRVDYIVQLPVPMDQATNMEELQEAERRREEVESSGAPPPAAPRAQIPFAACLAALSEPETLTDFWSSAVQAKTTATKTTRFASFPDHLVIQIKKFTFGLDWVPKKLDVSIDVPDTLDLSALRAMGQQPGEELLPEVAPPPLMTPDVEVKAPVLDDSTVSQLCEMGFPLEACRKAVYYTGNTGIDAAMNWVMGHMEDPDFSAPLVLPGSSSAPGTTPTESLPEEHLATIVSMGFSRDQATRALRATNNVLERAVDWIFSHLDDLESMDVSEGGRSEGGSEASREPPPGPRVRDGPGKYELFAFISHMGTSTMCGHYVCHIKKDQQWVIFNDQKVCASEKPPKDLGYLYFYRRVVE; encoded by the exons ATGACGGAGGTTAGCGAGATATTGATGTCGGTTCTGTCTACGATTCGGGTTCCGAGGCCCGGAGATCGTGTTCACAAAGACGAGTGCGCCTTCTCATTCGCCAGCCCG GAGAGTGAGGGAGGCTTGTATGTCTGCATGAACAGCTTTCTCGGCTTTGGAAGTAAGTATGTAGAAAGACACCATGCCAAAACCGGTCAGAGAGCTTACTTCCACATCACCCGGACCCGGAAAACACAG AAGGAGGATGAAAACAATTCTGGATCAGGTGACCCTCCGAAAAAGAAGCCCACAAGACTAGCCATCG GGATTGAGGGAGGGTTTGATGTTGAGCAGGAGCAGTATGACGAAGAGGTCAAGGTGGTTCTCTTCCCAGAccgacaggaagtgacatcagaGGATCTAGCCTCCATGCCAGATGTTGTTCGGGAACGG GTGTCTCTGTCAATGGCGGGGCTGCAGGCAGCAGACTCAGTGTCGCACGCTTTGCAGGTGCAGCAGTGGGATGGAGAAGTGCGACAGGAGTCAAAATACGCAGCTGAACTTAAACAACTTGACAATGGGGTCAAAATCCCTCCGAG TGGCTGGAAGTGTGAGGTCTGTAACCTACAGGAAAACCTGTGGGTGAATCTGACAGATGGGAAGGTTTTGTGTGGGAGGAGATATTTTGATGGCTCAGGGGGGAATAACCATGCCCTCCTGTACTACCAGCAGACTGGATACCCATTGGCTGTCAAACTCGGCACAATAACACCTGACGGAGCAG ATGTCTATTCATATGACGAAGATGATATGGTATTAGACTCTAAGCTTCCAGAACACCTTTCTCACTTTGGCATCGATATGATGACTATGGAAAAG ACGGAAAGAACCATGACTGAGCTGGAGATCGCAGTGAACCAGCGTGTGGGAGAGTGGGAGGTGATTCAGGAGTCAGGTACCACTCTGAGGCCCCTGTGGGGCCCGGGGCTCACTGGTATGAAGAACCTGGGAAACAGCTGCTACCTCAACTCTGTCATGCAAGTGCTCTTCACCATCCCAGACTTCCAGACCAA ATACGTTTCCAACATCGACAAGGTCTTTAATGAGGCGCCCAGTGACCCTACCCAGGATTTTAAGActcaagt AGCAAAGCTGGGTTATGGCATTCTTTCAGGAGAGTACTCTAAGCCGGCCCCTGACCCCGTAGACGACCCCAGTACCTCCACTGAACCCAGG GGTGACCAGGTTGGCATAGCGCCTCGCATGTTCAAAGCTCTGGTTGGACGAGGCCACCCTGAGTTCTCTACCAATCGGCAGCAGGATGCGCAGGAGTTTCTTCTTCACTTTATAAATATGGTGGAG AGGAACTGTCGGTCTGGCATGAATCCCTCAGAAGCTTTCCGCTTCCTGGTGGAGGAAAAGATCGTATGCCAGCAGTCACAAAAGGCCAAATACACCCAACGAGTGGACTACATAGTCCAGCTGCCCGTTCCCATGGACCAGGCGACTAATATGG AGGAGCTACAAGAAGCAGAGCGTCGCCGGGAGGAGGTGGAGTCATCTGGAGCCCCTCCCCCTGCCGCACCACGTGCTCAAATCCCATTTGCTGCCTGTTTGGCTGCTCTTAGCGAACCGGAAACACTCACGGACTTCTGGAGCTCTGCAGTACAAGCCAAAACCACTGCcacaaa AACCACTCGCTTTGCTTCATTTCCTGACCATCTTGTCATCCAAATTAAGAAATTCACCTTTGGCCTGGATTGGGTTCCTAAAAAACTAG ATGTGAGCATTGACGTTCCTGACACACTGGATCTGAGCGCGCTCCGTGCTATGGGACAGCAGCCGGGGGAGGAACTTCTGCCAGAGGTGGCTCCACCTCCTCTCATGACCCCTGATGTGGAGGTTAAAG CTCCAGTGTTGGACGACTCCACAGTGTCTCAGCTGTGTGAGATGGGTTTTCCTCTGGAGGCCTGCCGGAAAGCCGTGTACTACACAGGCAACACTGGCATTGATGCTGCAATGAACTGGGTGATGGGACACATGGAAGACCCTG ATTTCTCAGCACCTTTAGTGTTGCCTGGATCTAGTTCTGCTCCTGGCACCACACCCACAGAGAGTCTACCTGaggaacatctagcaactatcGTTTCTATGGGTTTCAGTCGAGACCAGGCCACTCGTGCTCTCAGAGCTACG AATAATGTTCTCGAGCGAGCCGTGGACTGGATCTTCTCTCATCTGGATGATCTGGAGTCTATGGACGTGTCTGAAGGTGGACGCTCAGAGGGAGGAAGTGAAGCCAGTCGGGAACCTCCTCCAGGACCGCGTGTCCGTGATGGACCAGGAA AGTACGAGCTTTTTGCGTTCATCAGTCACATGGGAACGAGCACAATGTGTGGTCATTACGTCTGCCACATCAAGAAGGACCAACA GTGGGTAATCTTTAATGATCAGAAAGTTTGTGCCTCTGAGAAACCACCGAAGGACCTGGGCTACCTGTACTTTTACCGAAGAGTGGTGGAATAG
- the usp5 gene encoding ubiquitin carboxyl-terminal hydrolase 5 isoform X1 — MTEVSEILMSVLSTIRVPRPGDRVHKDECAFSFASPESEGGLYVCMNSFLGFGSKYVERHHAKTGQRAYFHITRTRKTQKEDENNSGSGDPPKKKPTRLAIGIEGGFDVEQEQYDEEVKVVLFPDRQEVTSEDLASMPDVVRERVSLSMAGLQAADSVSHALQVQQWDGEVRQESKYAAELKQLDNGVKIPPSGWKCEVCNLQENLWVNLTDGKVLCGRRYFDGSGGNNHALLYYQQTGYPLAVKLGTITPDGADVYSYDEDDMVLDSKLPEHLSHFGIDMMTMEKTERTMTELEIAVNQRVGEWEVIQESGTTLRPLWGPGLTGMKNLGNSCYLNSVMQVLFTIPDFQTKYVSNIDKVFNEAPSDPTQDFKTQVAKLGYGILSGEYSKPAPDPVDDPSTSTEPRGDQVGIAPRMFKALVGRGHPEFSTNRQQDAQEFLLHFINMVERNCRSGMNPSEAFRFLVEEKIVCQQSQKAKYTQRVDYIVQLPVPMDQATNMEELQEAERRREEVESSGAPPPAAPRAQIPFAACLAALSEPETLTDFWSSAVQAKTTATKTTRFASFPDHLVIQIKKFTFGLDWVPKKLDVSIDVPDTLDLSALRAMGQQPGEELLPEVAPPPLMTPDVEVKGILGSHGNEEDDSLYSPLLSPVLDDSTVSQLCEMGFPLEACRKAVYYTGNTGIDAAMNWVMGHMEDPDFSAPLVLPGSSSAPGTTPTESLPEEHLATIVSMGFSRDQATRALRATNNVLERAVDWIFSHLDDLESMDVSEGGRSEGGSEASREPPPGPRVRDGPGKYELFAFISHMGTSTMCGHYVCHIKKDQQWVIFNDQKVCASEKPPKDLGYLYFYRRVVE; from the exons ATGACGGAGGTTAGCGAGATATTGATGTCGGTTCTGTCTACGATTCGGGTTCCGAGGCCCGGAGATCGTGTTCACAAAGACGAGTGCGCCTTCTCATTCGCCAGCCCG GAGAGTGAGGGAGGCTTGTATGTCTGCATGAACAGCTTTCTCGGCTTTGGAAGTAAGTATGTAGAAAGACACCATGCCAAAACCGGTCAGAGAGCTTACTTCCACATCACCCGGACCCGGAAAACACAG AAGGAGGATGAAAACAATTCTGGATCAGGTGACCCTCCGAAAAAGAAGCCCACAAGACTAGCCATCG GGATTGAGGGAGGGTTTGATGTTGAGCAGGAGCAGTATGACGAAGAGGTCAAGGTGGTTCTCTTCCCAGAccgacaggaagtgacatcagaGGATCTAGCCTCCATGCCAGATGTTGTTCGGGAACGG GTGTCTCTGTCAATGGCGGGGCTGCAGGCAGCAGACTCAGTGTCGCACGCTTTGCAGGTGCAGCAGTGGGATGGAGAAGTGCGACAGGAGTCAAAATACGCAGCTGAACTTAAACAACTTGACAATGGGGTCAAAATCCCTCCGAG TGGCTGGAAGTGTGAGGTCTGTAACCTACAGGAAAACCTGTGGGTGAATCTGACAGATGGGAAGGTTTTGTGTGGGAGGAGATATTTTGATGGCTCAGGGGGGAATAACCATGCCCTCCTGTACTACCAGCAGACTGGATACCCATTGGCTGTCAAACTCGGCACAATAACACCTGACGGAGCAG ATGTCTATTCATATGACGAAGATGATATGGTATTAGACTCTAAGCTTCCAGAACACCTTTCTCACTTTGGCATCGATATGATGACTATGGAAAAG ACGGAAAGAACCATGACTGAGCTGGAGATCGCAGTGAACCAGCGTGTGGGAGAGTGGGAGGTGATTCAGGAGTCAGGTACCACTCTGAGGCCCCTGTGGGGCCCGGGGCTCACTGGTATGAAGAACCTGGGAAACAGCTGCTACCTCAACTCTGTCATGCAAGTGCTCTTCACCATCCCAGACTTCCAGACCAA ATACGTTTCCAACATCGACAAGGTCTTTAATGAGGCGCCCAGTGACCCTACCCAGGATTTTAAGActcaagt AGCAAAGCTGGGTTATGGCATTCTTTCAGGAGAGTACTCTAAGCCGGCCCCTGACCCCGTAGACGACCCCAGTACCTCCACTGAACCCAGG GGTGACCAGGTTGGCATAGCGCCTCGCATGTTCAAAGCTCTGGTTGGACGAGGCCACCCTGAGTTCTCTACCAATCGGCAGCAGGATGCGCAGGAGTTTCTTCTTCACTTTATAAATATGGTGGAG AGGAACTGTCGGTCTGGCATGAATCCCTCAGAAGCTTTCCGCTTCCTGGTGGAGGAAAAGATCGTATGCCAGCAGTCACAAAAGGCCAAATACACCCAACGAGTGGACTACATAGTCCAGCTGCCCGTTCCCATGGACCAGGCGACTAATATGG AGGAGCTACAAGAAGCAGAGCGTCGCCGGGAGGAGGTGGAGTCATCTGGAGCCCCTCCCCCTGCCGCACCACGTGCTCAAATCCCATTTGCTGCCTGTTTGGCTGCTCTTAGCGAACCGGAAACACTCACGGACTTCTGGAGCTCTGCAGTACAAGCCAAAACCACTGCcacaaa AACCACTCGCTTTGCTTCATTTCCTGACCATCTTGTCATCCAAATTAAGAAATTCACCTTTGGCCTGGATTGGGTTCCTAAAAAACTAG ATGTGAGCATTGACGTTCCTGACACACTGGATCTGAGCGCGCTCCGTGCTATGGGACAGCAGCCGGGGGAGGAACTTCTGCCAGAGGTGGCTCCACCTCCTCTCATGACCCCTGATGTGGAGGTTAAAGGTATCCTGGGTTCCCACGGCAACGAGGAGGACGACTCTCTCTACTCCCCACTGCTGT CTCCAGTGTTGGACGACTCCACAGTGTCTCAGCTGTGTGAGATGGGTTTTCCTCTGGAGGCCTGCCGGAAAGCCGTGTACTACACAGGCAACACTGGCATTGATGCTGCAATGAACTGGGTGATGGGACACATGGAAGACCCTG ATTTCTCAGCACCTTTAGTGTTGCCTGGATCTAGTTCTGCTCCTGGCACCACACCCACAGAGAGTCTACCTGaggaacatctagcaactatcGTTTCTATGGGTTTCAGTCGAGACCAGGCCACTCGTGCTCTCAGAGCTACG AATAATGTTCTCGAGCGAGCCGTGGACTGGATCTTCTCTCATCTGGATGATCTGGAGTCTATGGACGTGTCTGAAGGTGGACGCTCAGAGGGAGGAAGTGAAGCCAGTCGGGAACCTCCTCCAGGACCGCGTGTCCGTGATGGACCAGGAA AGTACGAGCTTTTTGCGTTCATCAGTCACATGGGAACGAGCACAATGTGTGGTCATTACGTCTGCCACATCAAGAAGGACCAACA GTGGGTAATCTTTAATGATCAGAAAGTTTGTGCCTCTGAGAAACCACCGAAGGACCTGGGCTACCTGTACTTTTACCGAAGAGTGGTGGAATAG